From the Desulfuromonadaceae bacterium genome, one window contains:
- a CDS encoding DUF481 domain-containing protein has translation MKTIALKFITVALFFLLLPQPSFAGEEAPPAPANWWVKSALDPTAQYEGVLLKADLSFTYNKLTGNTAGYARGINSGVILRSGQFTGQASHERNDKDITQGADRVESEKWTTVVTGQFDLCRHGYVGAGHIWELDTNNNIVLRKIFIAGVGSYVLSSEKANVNVFLAAGQTDEEYDAIVQRYTSLVRRNYNMLYFYQTFDWQITEWLGLSQGFRLIRSFSKMNEFDMQGDTSATFVSGKSERNLIQATVELQIPVRKYLNIFTTYRYNYDSHPWPGNKSADTLTTTGIRFSY, from the coding sequence ATGAAAACGATTGCTTTGAAATTCATCACCGTTGCCCTGTTCTTCCTGTTATTGCCCCAGCCGAGTTTTGCCGGGGAAGAGGCCCCGCCCGCTCCAGCCAACTGGTGGGTGAAGAGCGCGCTTGACCCGACCGCACAATATGAGGGGGTGCTGCTGAAGGCTGATCTGTCATTCACCTACAACAAGCTCACCGGCAACACTGCCGGGTATGCCCGGGGGATCAATTCCGGGGTGATTCTGCGCAGCGGACAATTTACGGGGCAGGCGAGTCACGAAAGAAACGACAAAGATATCACCCAGGGCGCAGATCGGGTGGAAAGTGAAAAATGGACGACCGTTGTCACTGGACAGTTCGACCTCTGCCGCCATGGCTATGTCGGGGCAGGGCACATCTGGGAGCTGGATACCAACAACAATATTGTGCTGCGGAAAATCTTTATTGCCGGGGTGGGAAGTTACGTGCTGAGCTCCGAAAAAGCCAATGTGAATGTTTTTCTCGCCGCCGGGCAAACGGACGAGGAATATGACGCAATCGTTCAACGTTACACATCGCTCGTTCGACGCAACTACAACATGCTGTATTTTTATCAGACGTTTGACTGGCAGATTACCGAATGGCTCGGGTTGAGCCAGGGCTTTCGCCTCATTCGCTCTTTTTCAAAGATGAATGAATTTGACATGCAGGGCGACACTTCAGCGACATTTGTTTCCGGCAAGAGTGAACGCAACCTGATTCAGGCGACGGTTGAGTTGCAGATTCCGGTGCGAAAATATTTAAACATCTTTACCACCTACCGTTACAACTACGATTCACACCCCTGGCCGGGGAACAAGAGTGCCGATACGCTGACGACCACCGGAATTCGTTTCTCTTACTAA
- a CDS encoding DUF697 domain-containing protein, whose amino-acid sequence MTRKPRMPHNPLLEDLAASQAEIDVMLGNNFGRSRVATVPPEANEPRSESADDERRREALHLLRRRVIAASGAGLIPSPFLDLAAIAAIQLELVKALAALYNVSFRESLGKSLLASLTGGALPFLVAPSLCSLLKVVPLVGFPVGALSVSTVGAATTYAVGRVFIMHFSAGGTLLDFDPQAMRDHFRKEYAAAPQAVKIKHHD is encoded by the coding sequence ATGACGCGCAAACCAAGAATGCCGCACAATCCGTTGCTGGAGGATCTGGCCGCGTCGCAGGCGGAGATTGATGTGATGCTGGGGAACAATTTTGGCCGTTCGCGAGTTGCCACAGTGCCTCCGGAAGCAAACGAACCCCGCTCAGAGAGCGCGGACGATGAGCGCCGACGCGAGGCTTTGCATCTTTTGCGGCGGCGGGTTATCGCGGCCTCGGGAGCCGGACTGATCCCTTCACCTTTTCTCGATTTGGCAGCCATCGCTGCAATTCAGCTGGAGCTGGTGAAAGCTCTGGCGGCACTCTATAATGTTTCATTTCGAGAATCTCTGGGGAAAAGTCTGCTCGCCTCCCTGACCGGCGGGGCACTCCCTTTCCTTGTTGCTCCGAGCCTCTGTTCTCTGCTCAAAGTTGTTCCGCTTGTCGGCTTTCCGGTCGGAGCGCTTTCCGTTTCGACCGTTGGAGCAGCAACCACGTACGCGGTGGGGCGCGTCTTCATCATGCATTTTTCAGCTGGAGGGACACTGCTCGACTTCGATCCCCAGGCAATGCGTGATCACTTTCGCAAGGAGTACGCGGCGGCACCGCAGGCAGTCAAAATCAAACATCACGATTGA
- a CDS encoding ParA family protein, whose translation MTKIIAIANHKGGVGKTATAVSLSSIFAGQGRKVLLIDFDPQGNASAWLHARESGGNLLAALAAEADLVVEDTSFAGLQLVAGGLPLASAQKVLDTETGAEHLLRELLQRSVGSWDMIFLDCPPGLGFLTLNALVASTDILLPLEAHPLGLRGVNDSRKVINAVQQRLNPATKITGVLPCRAHLRRTLHREVMVALESAFPGHVAPPVRENVALAEAPAHGLPINHYSPRSHGSNDYRNVARWLSRQMSKEEV comes from the coding sequence ATGACCAAAATCATTGCCATTGCAAATCACAAGGGCGGTGTTGGTAAAACCGCGACAGCAGTTAGCCTGTCCTCAATTTTTGCCGGGCAGGGGCGCAAGGTTCTACTGATAGATTTTGATCCTCAGGGCAACGCCTCTGCCTGGCTGCATGCCAGGGAAAGCGGAGGAAACTTGCTGGCGGCTCTGGCCGCCGAGGCTGATCTTGTTGTCGAGGACACCAGCTTCGCTGGTTTGCAGCTGGTCGCCGGGGGGCTTCCATTGGCCTCCGCGCAAAAGGTTCTGGATACGGAAACAGGTGCGGAGCATTTGCTGCGCGAATTGCTGCAACGTTCAGTCGGCAGCTGGGATATGATCTTTCTGGACTGCCCCCCCGGCCTCGGTTTTCTCACCCTCAACGCCCTTGTCGCCTCCACCGATATTTTGCTCCCCCTCGAAGCGCATCCGCTGGGATTGAGAGGGGTGAATGATTCGCGCAAGGTGATCAACGCCGTCCAGCAACGTTTGAATCCCGCAACCAAAATTACGGGGGTTCTCCCCTGTCGTGCCCATCTGCGTCGCACCCTCCATCGCGAGGTCATGGTCGCGCTTGAATCCGCCTTTCCCGGACACGTTGCGCCGCCGGTCCGGGAGAATGTGGCCCTTGCCGAAGCGCCCGCTCACGGTCTGCCTATCAACCATTACAGCCCCCGCTCCCATGGTAGCAATGACTATCGCAATGTTGCCAGATGGCTGTCACGACAGATGTCCAAGGAGGAGGTATGA
- a CDS encoding dicarboxylate/amino acid:cation symporter — MVSKRANKAARKNLLLNPWIALGGMLAGAVFGLYFRSFSDYLGSVGKLYMALLGMGVLPIILTATVSGIGRLLKSGTSGRYIRRLLAVFSGGVILASLVGVAAGIIGRPGLNLDDQTQAELGSIFLRAEVYSSTENASPSANFFEFLHKLVPDNFFSSLSEGQTLSVVLVSILLGCAVGLSQKKSSQMVLDGLDIYYDAFLKIIGWVLYALPVGLFCFSAGQVATVGLGVFVALGKFILVFYLACYFMCFLYSLVIWRSTSLSLFQSLLKLKEPLIMAFGTRSSIATLPVALRCLNEDLNIDREVCDMVVPLGVVLNKHSFPLCFSLTAVYVAQLYLLPLSFSQYALIVLTSTLVGMAASGPPLVVAAMVTFVLGPVGLPVEIGVIMLAAAGPIIEPIITVLNIHAPCAAACLIDRQGSRSKKRTEPIIAVGGA, encoded by the coding sequence ATGGTGTCAAAAAGAGCAAACAAAGCGGCAAGAAAAAATCTGCTGTTGAACCCCTGGATCGCGCTGGGGGGGATGCTCGCCGGCGCGGTGTTTGGGCTGTATTTCAGGAGCTTCTCTGATTATCTCGGTTCAGTCGGCAAATTGTATATGGCCCTGCTGGGGATGGGGGTTCTGCCGATTATTCTCACCGCAACGGTTTCCGGGATCGGTCGACTGTTAAAGTCGGGGACGTCGGGGCGTTACATCAGGCGGCTGCTTGCGGTCTTCTCCGGGGGAGTGATCCTGGCATCGCTGGTGGGGGTGGCAGCCGGCATTATCGGTCGACCGGGACTGAACCTTGACGACCAGACCCAGGCGGAACTCGGCAGTATTTTTCTGCGCGCGGAGGTTTATTCATCGACCGAAAACGCCAGTCCTTCGGCAAATTTCTTTGAATTTCTGCACAAGCTGGTTCCTGACAACTTCTTTTCGTCGCTAAGTGAGGGGCAAACCCTTTCGGTTGTTCTGGTCTCCATTCTGCTCGGGTGCGCCGTTGGTCTGAGCCAGAAAAAATCGAGCCAGATGGTTCTGGATGGCCTGGATATTTATTATGACGCGTTTTTGAAAATCATTGGCTGGGTTCTCTATGCGCTCCCGGTTGGATTGTTTTGTTTTTCTGCCGGGCAGGTCGCGACCGTCGGACTCGGCGTCTTCGTGGCGCTGGGGAAGTTCATTCTGGTTTTTTACCTGGCCTGTTACTTCATGTGTTTTTTATATTCGCTGGTCATCTGGCGTTCAACCAGTCTTTCACTGTTCCAGTCATTGCTGAAGCTTAAGGAGCCTTTGATTATGGCGTTCGGCACCCGGAGCAGTATCGCAACGCTGCCGGTGGCGCTGCGCTGTCTGAACGAGGATCTCAATATTGATCGGGAAGTGTGTGACATGGTTGTCCCGCTCGGGGTGGTGCTCAATAAACACAGCTTTCCACTCTGTTTCTCCCTTACTGCCGTCTATGTTGCCCAACTTTATCTGCTCCCACTCTCGTTCAGTCAATACGCACTCATCGTTCTGACCTCGACTCTGGTGGGGATGGCGGCTTCCGGGCCGCCGTTGGTCGTCGCCGCTATGGTCACCTTTGTGCTCGGGCCGGTGGGGTTGCCGGTCGAAATCGGAGTGATCATGCTTGCCGCTGCCGGGCCGATCATTGAGCCGATCATTACCGTGCTGAACATTCATGCCCCCTGTGCCGCCGCCTGTCTGATCGACCGGCAGGGAAGCCGTTCAAAAAAAAGGACTGAGCCAATAATTGCGGTCGGTGGAGCGTAG
- a CDS encoding ABC transporter substrate-binding protein codes for MANTLIKLVLLPVIFSVLWSPSLFCAQFSADIQRIKERGTIVVARYHEDRFPFFFHSAGNLAGLDAKIAEEVARLLGVTVEYHIASSFDEIVDVVAAGQADVGISELSITLARAQKVAYTEPYALLYKALLIDRVGATQRKRGDDPFLLCNHPDARIGALKGSSHLETAKEFFPLAEILPYASFLDAVAACLAGEILAVVSDDRQITYLLREDPAIVLKLRAMILKDQIDPIGIITHADNTHLLSWLNLYLHTRKISYTTDSLLKLYAPPAEH; via the coding sequence ATGGCAAATACCTTGATTAAGCTGGTTCTGCTTCCGGTTATTTTTTCGGTTCTCTGGTCGCCGTCACTTTTCTGCGCGCAATTTTCCGCGGATATACAGCGCATCAAGGAGCGGGGGACAATTGTCGTCGCCCGCTATCATGAAGATCGTTTCCCCTTTTTTTTCCATTCTGCCGGAAATCTTGCCGGGCTCGATGCAAAAATCGCCGAAGAGGTGGCCCGCCTGCTGGGGGTTACGGTTGAGTATCACATTGCCTCATCGTTTGATGAAATTGTCGATGTGGTTGCTGCCGGTCAGGCTGACGTCGGTATTTCCGAGCTGAGTATTACTCTGGCTCGCGCCCAGAAAGTAGCCTACACTGAACCGTATGCACTCTTGTACAAGGCCCTGTTAATCGACCGGGTCGGGGCGACGCAGCGCAAACGCGGCGATGATCCGTTTCTGCTCTGCAACCATCCTGACGCCAGGATCGGCGCGCTGAAAGGGTCTTCACACCTGGAAACGGCAAAGGAATTTTTCCCTTTGGCAGAAATTTTGCCTTATGCTTCATTCCTCGATGCGGTGGCGGCCTGTCTGGCCGGCGAGATTCTGGCCGTTGTGTCTGATGACAGACAGATAACCTATCTGCTGCGCGAGGATCCGGCCATTGTTCTTAAACTGCGGGCCATGATTCTCAAGGATCAAATTGACCCGATCGGTATAATCACCCATGCTGACAATACCCATTTGTTGTCGTGGCTGAATCTGTATCTGCACACGCGAAAAATCAGCTATACGACCGATTCGCTCCTGAAGCTTTATGCGCCCCCCGCAGAACATTAA
- a CDS encoding 4'-phosphopantetheinyl transferase superfamily protein: protein MEAETNIVVAFCTPEFTPGQEGFLPTSFLAAANRYHQPLDRQRAIAGKLLLREILMRYFGYPHDVLQRVARTPLGAPVLLESTHHLSITHAGELVACAVGDAPVGIDLEQAPIEAFESCLRAFGASITAALMKKADPASEFLYLWTRTESVLKARGTGIINDLSGINVFAETLQIADELWYTREVATGRADHLCHVASRTPPVIQRYTLQL from the coding sequence ATGGAAGCCGAAACAAATATTGTTGTTGCATTTTGTACCCCCGAGTTTACTCCGGGGCAGGAGGGCTTTCTGCCGACAAGCTTTCTTGCGGCGGCGAACCGCTATCATCAGCCGCTTGATCGGCAGCGGGCCATTGCCGGTAAATTGCTGCTCCGCGAGATTCTGATGCGTTATTTCGGCTACCCGCATGATGTCTTGCAGCGAGTCGCCAGGACTCCGCTCGGCGCTCCGGTCCTTCTGGAGAGCACGCACCACCTGAGTATCACCCATGCGGGAGAACTCGTTGCCTGTGCGGTGGGTGACGCGCCGGTTGGAATCGATCTGGAACAGGCCCCGATCGAAGCTTTCGAAAGTTGCTTGCGGGCCTTCGGTGCGTCGATCACTGCAGCGCTGATGAAAAAAGCGGACCCGGCAAGCGAATTTCTTTATTTGTGGACGCGCACGGAAAGTGTTCTCAAGGCCAGGGGAACGGGAATAATCAACGATCTGTCGGGAATAAATGTTTTTGCTGAGACGTTGCAAATCGCTGATGAGCTCTGGTACACTCGCGAGGTTGCAACTGGCCGTGCTGACCACCTTTGTCACGTTGCCAGCCGCACCCCTCCGGTTATCCAGCGGTACACACTGCAATTATAA
- a CDS encoding alpha/beta fold hydrolase, whose translation MSTLVCLPFAGGNQSSFAFLRRHLQPDLRLKVLEYSGHGQRINAPLLDCLDAVVEDAHQQLLAAPEDDYLLFGHSMGACVAFLLAERLNHSVLPPPKHVFLSGHGVITERRRRQRHLLPSDQFFALLAEMQGTPSEILDCRELLELFEPILRADFAVLDNYRRTNFSPLPYSFTVLHGQNDVHTSRDSVQAWRRLCLGDFSFHEFSGGHFFIHDHPQMLAQLIADVAFG comes from the coding sequence GTGAGCACCCTGGTCTGTCTGCCTTTCGCGGGGGGCAATCAATCGTCTTTTGCTTTTCTGCGGCGGCACCTTCAACCTGACCTTCGGCTCAAGGTGCTGGAGTATTCCGGGCACGGACAACGGATCAATGCCCCGTTGCTCGATTGTCTCGACGCCGTCGTTGAGGATGCCCACCAGCAACTGCTCGCCGCACCGGAAGATGATTATCTTCTCTTCGGGCACAGCATGGGCGCCTGCGTTGCTTTCCTCCTTGCCGAGCGACTGAACCACTCTGTATTGCCGCCACCCAAACATGTTTTTCTCAGTGGCCATGGTGTCATTACCGAGCGTCGCAGACGCCAGCGGCATCTGCTCCCGTCTGACCAGTTTTTCGCACTCCTTGCCGAGATGCAGGGGACCCCGTCGGAAATCCTCGATTGCAGGGAATTGCTTGAACTTTTTGAGCCGATCTTGCGAGCGGATTTTGCCGTGCTGGATAACTACCGGCGCACAAACTTTTCACCACTGCCGTATTCTTTCACCGTGCTTCACGGACAAAATGACGTCCATACCTCGCGTGACAGTGTGCAGGCATGGCGCAGATTGTGCCTCGGTGATTTCAGCTTCCATGAATTTTCGGGGGGACATTTTTTTATTCATGACCACCCGCAGATGCTTGCTCAACTTATTGCCGATGTTGCTTTTGGCTGA
- a CDS encoding DUF697 domain-containing protein, giving the protein MTEKAGVAAETVSTETEVSREDQAAKVVKNHLYMAAGFGVIPIPIVDMVGFMAVQYDMTRKITDIYAVDFSKERIRTIVISLLGSILPVALTGTAASLLKFVPVLGTFSSSIAVSSLGSASTYAIGRVLIQHFEAGGTLLDFDAAKMRDYFKQEFKAGKETAKAAK; this is encoded by the coding sequence ATGACTGAGAAAGCTGGCGTTGCTGCAGAAACCGTATCAACAGAAACTGAGGTTTCTCGAGAGGATCAGGCTGCAAAAGTTGTTAAAAATCATCTGTACATGGCTGCCGGTTTTGGAGTGATTCCCATTCCGATTGTCGACATGGTTGGTTTTATGGCCGTGCAGTACGACATGACGAGGAAGATCACCGACATTTACGCCGTCGATTTTTCCAAGGAGCGGATACGGACCATTGTTATTTCTCTGCTCGGCAGCATCCTGCCCGTCGCGCTGACCGGCACAGCGGCCAGTCTGCTCAAGTTTGTTCCGGTGCTGGGTACTTTTTCCAGTTCGATTGCGGTCAGTTCTCTGGGCAGCGCCTCAACCTACGCCATCGGTCGGGTGCTGATCCAGCATTTTGAAGCGGGCGGAACGTTGCTTGACTTTGATGCGGCGAAAATGCGTGACTATTTCAAGCAGGAATTCAAGGCTGGCAAGGAAACGGCAAAAGCGGCCAAATAA
- a CDS encoding AtpZ/AtpI family protein, protein MAEDKRQLIKSLGFLSSVGISIVASTLIGLAMGHYLDKWLGTEPWLTMIFLGLGIVSGFRNIYILTDRELRRQQHNDDDNQEGGDGPR, encoded by the coding sequence ATGGCTGAAGACAAACGGCAACTGATTAAATCGCTGGGATTTCTTTCCAGTGTGGGCATTTCGATCGTTGCCTCGACCCTCATCGGTCTGGCGATGGGGCACTATCTTGACAAGTGGCTCGGAACCGAGCCGTGGTTAACCATGATTTTCCTCGGCTTAGGCATTGTGTCGGGTTTTCGTAATATTTACATTTTAACGGATCGGGAGTTGCGTCGCCAGCAACACAATGATGACGACAACCAAGAAGGTGGAGACGGACCGCGATGA
- a CDS encoding ATP synthase subunit I, translated as MMTTTKKVETDRDEQLPRQLAIRNWVILCALLILSLLWHSKAVTLGVLAGGLTAIIGFYWLHHALVKTLQNPTSFAARGFKHSYFVRLGALAATLVVLIVVLKVNPLGLAVGLSTVILNILWVAIERSMFTRRP; from the coding sequence ATGATGACGACAACCAAGAAGGTGGAGACGGACCGCGATGAACAGCTGCCCCGGCAGCTGGCGATACGCAACTGGGTTATTCTCTGTGCACTGCTGATTCTCAGTTTATTGTGGCATTCGAAAGCAGTCACGCTTGGCGTATTGGCTGGCGGATTGACCGCGATTATCGGTTTTTACTGGCTGCATCACGCGCTGGTAAAAACGCTGCAAAATCCGACGAGCTTCGCGGCTCGTGGTTTTAAACATTCATATTTTGTGCGACTCGGCGCACTGGCCGCGACCCTGGTGGTTTTAATCGTGGTACTCAAGGTGAATCCTCTCGGACTCGCCGTCGGGTTGTCAACCGTGATCCTGAATATTCTCTGGGTCGCCATAGAACGATCGATGTTTACGAGGAGGCCGTAA
- the atpB gene encoding F0F1 ATP synthase subunit A — protein MTHPFLFLKWLEEQLHMHVGEHVTYTWFVMLVLIVLAFIASRAVKMVPDGVQNLMETVVSGIEGMVHDTMGPKGMSYFPMLATFALFILVSNLIALIPGFYPPTANLNTNFALALTVFVMTHVIGFKEHGVSYLKHFMGPILVLAPLIFIIEIIGHLARPLSLSLRLFGNMYGHEIVLMIFLMLVPFLLPVPMMLMGVLIAFIQTFVFTLLAMIYIAGALEEAH, from the coding sequence ATGACTCACCCATTTTTATTTCTGAAGTGGCTTGAAGAACAACTGCACATGCATGTCGGCGAGCACGTAACCTATACCTGGTTTGTCATGCTGGTATTGATCGTACTGGCATTTATTGCTTCCCGTGCGGTGAAGATGGTTCCGGATGGGGTGCAAAACCTCATGGAGACCGTTGTTTCCGGGATTGAAGGGATGGTTCACGATACCATGGGGCCCAAAGGGATGTCTTACTTCCCGATGCTGGCGACCTTTGCGCTCTTTATTCTGGTCTCGAACCTGATTGCGTTGATCCCCGGTTTTTATCCACCAACGGCAAACCTGAACACCAACTTTGCCCTGGCGCTGACGGTCTTTGTGATGACCCATGTGATTGGATTCAAGGAGCATGGCGTGTCCTATCTCAAACACTTCATGGGCCCGATCCTGGTGCTGGCACCGTTGATCTTCATTATTGAAATTATTGGCCATCTGGCTCGCCCGTTGTCGCTTTCACTGCGTCTTTTCGGGAACATGTATGGACATGAAATCGTCCTGATGATCTTCCTGATGCTGGTGCCGTTCCTGTTACCGGTGCCGATGATGCTGATGGGGGTGCTGATCGCCTTTATCCAGACGTTCGTTTTTACCCTGCTGGCGATGATCTACATTGCCGGGGCACTTGAAGAAGCGCATTAA
- the atpE gene encoding ATP synthase F0 subunit C: MEFFAWCVMAAGIGMGLGSFGTGIGQGLAIQKAVEGVARNPGASGKILTTMMIGLAMIESLAIYVFVVAMIILFANPFTDKVVELLAK; encoded by the coding sequence ATGGAATTTTTCGCATGGTGTGTAATGGCAGCAGGTATCGGCATGGGTCTCGGTTCTTTCGGTACCGGTATCGGTCAAGGTCTGGCAATTCAGAAAGCTGTTGAAGGCGTTGCGCGTAATCCGGGCGCCAGTGGCAAGATCCTGACCACGATGATGATCGGTCTGGCGATGATCGAGTCTCTGGCCATCTACGTGTTCGTTGTGGCGATGATCATCCTCTTCGCTAACCCCTTCACCGACAAAGTGGTTGAACTGCTCGCCAAGTAA
- the lspA gene encoding signal peptidase II encodes MRFRLLLVLTPLLVIIDQATKLYIDRNFYLHQSVTVIENFFNITYVRNKGAAFGILADSAIRIPFFIVITLVALIGILCYLNKLSSTQRLLNLSLVLIFSGAFGNLIDRVRYGEVIDFLDVYWYRYHWPAFNVADSAICIGVALLLLDMWLSERVKKGGTVTSGENP; translated from the coding sequence ATGCGTTTTCGGCTCCTTTTAGTGCTCACGCCGCTGCTTGTGATTATCGATCAGGCGACAAAACTCTATATCGACCGGAACTTTTATCTGCATCAGTCGGTGACGGTGATCGAAAATTTTTTCAACATCACCTACGTTCGCAACAAAGGCGCGGCGTTCGGTATTCTGGCGGACAGCGCAATCCGGATTCCGTTTTTTATCGTCATTACTCTCGTTGCTTTAATCGGTATCCTCTGCTATCTGAACAAGTTGTCGTCCACCCAGAGATTGCTTAATCTGTCGCTGGTGTTGATTTTTTCCGGAGCGTTCGGCAACCTGATTGACCGGGTGCGCTACGGGGAGGTTATCGATTTTCTCGACGTGTACTGGTACCGCTACCATTGGCCGGCCTTTAATGTTGCCGACTCGGCAATCTGCATCGGGGTCGCTTTGCTGCTGCTCGATATGTGGTTGTCAGAACGGGTAAAAAAGGGAGGAACCGTGACTTCAGGAGAAAATCCGTGA